A genomic segment from Takifugu rubripes chromosome 20, fTakRub1.2, whole genome shotgun sequence encodes:
- the LOC115247139 gene encoding serine/threonine-protein kinase pim-2-like, with product MVLMTMAARDSVGENAAVSPLAWTELDYEVLLIMERPNYCMSLFDFNNGQIEERLAKVIMLAIMLRWTTSHRCRAQSDNIFGCSLTLLSVHQEFMRQLVEAAIEIHKAGVFHRDLKAENLLLQFYDAWRIPRVRVIDFGCGWFVTPGYCSYAGTHCFRPPEVDHRGTYEAGPTTVWQLGCILLQLLSVNTDLFVTRMQHCQNVLMYTIMELKVSEDCKKFLMSCLLVNPDQRLNLGQMLCHPWFH from the exons ATGGTACTGATGACGATGGCGGCAAGGGACTCTGTAGGGGAAAATGCAGCGGTATCCCCATTAGCATGGACTGAGCTTGATTATGAAGTCTTGCTGATTATGGAGAGGCCAAATTACTGCATGAGCCTGTTCGACTTCAACAATGGCCAAATAGAGGAACGCCTGGCTAAGGTAATAATGCTGGCTATCATGTTACGGTGGACCACCTCCCACCGCTGCAGAGCTCAGTCTGATAATATCTTTGgatgttctttaactcttctttctgtccatcaggaattcatgaggcagctggtggaagctgcaattGAAATCCATAAGGCAGGCGTCTTCCACCGCGatttaaaagcagaaaaccTACTCCTCCAATTCTATGATGCTTGGCGCATTCCTCGAGTGCGCGTCATtgactttggttgtggctgGTTTGTGACGCCGGGATATTGCAGCTACGCCG gAACCCATTGCTTTAGGCCTCCAGAGGTTGACCACCGGGGAACCTATGAAGCTGGCCCGACCACCGTCTGGCAACtcggctgcatcctcctccaactTCTCAGTGTAAATACTGACTTGTTTGTAACAAGGATGCAGCActgccaaaatgtcctcatgtaCACCATAATGGAGCTGAAAGTGTCTGAAG ACTGTAAGAAGTTTTTGATGAGCTGTTTGCTCGTCAACCCAGATCAGCGTCTTAACCTGGGACAGATGTTGTGCCACCCGTGGTTCCATTGA